The Sporomusa termitida genome has a window encoding:
- a CDS encoding 2-hydroxyacid dehydrogenase — translation MAVIVSVMPKWRFDTSRVELPPHWDFQFINPATDAELINACRQADCLLVPASFPVINAAMLRQLSHLQLIQTVGAGYDLIDSMAAAELGIPVANVPGANAKSVAEFTVGLIIALQRQLCTADRETKAGHYAAIRQALLKTGLNEISGSVIGLVGLGAIGCQVARIMTFLGASVCYYSRSGSAAALVPELAITYKPLHELLAISNIVSVHVPLTADTRGLIGRYELGLMPAGSLLVNTARGEVIDQQALAAMLETGHLGGAAVDVVAPEPPPPDHPLLSLSPAARDRLLITPHIAGVTIGAFRDMLLGALENIGRVLAHTPPHNVVNGVAVKNKDYT, via the coding sequence ATGGCAGTTATTGTTAGTGTCATGCCTAAATGGCGATTCGATACCTCCCGGGTCGAATTGCCGCCACACTGGGATTTTCAGTTTATCAATCCGGCCACCGATGCCGAATTAATTAACGCCTGCCGGCAGGCTGATTGCCTGCTGGTGCCGGCCAGCTTCCCCGTTATCAATGCCGCCATGCTCCGCCAGCTTTCGCACCTGCAGCTGATTCAGACAGTCGGCGCCGGCTATGACCTCATCGACAGTATGGCCGCGGCCGAGCTTGGCATTCCGGTGGCAAACGTACCGGGAGCCAATGCAAAATCAGTGGCGGAGTTTACGGTAGGACTAATCATCGCCCTGCAGCGGCAGCTCTGCACCGCCGACCGGGAAACAAAAGCCGGCCACTATGCTGCCATCCGGCAGGCACTGCTTAAAACCGGACTAAACGAGATCAGCGGCAGTGTTATCGGCCTGGTAGGACTAGGGGCTATCGGCTGCCAGGTAGCCAGAATCATGACATTTCTGGGGGCTTCCGTGTGCTACTATAGCCGTTCCGGCAGCGCTGCGGCGCTGGTACCAGAATTGGCAATAACCTACAAACCTTTACACGAACTGCTGGCGATTAGCAATATTGTGAGCGTCCATGTACCGTTAACCGCCGACACCCGGGGATTAATCGGACGCTATGAGCTTGGCCTGATGCCGGCCGGCAGTCTCTTGGTCAATACCGCGCGGGGCGAGGTCATTGATCAGCAGGCACTGGCGGCAATGCTGGAAACAGGACATCTGGGCGGCGCGGCCGTGGACGTAGTAGCCCCTGAACCACCGCCGCCGGATCATCCCTTGCTATCACTCTCGCCGGCCGCCCGGGACCGGCTGTTGATCACACCGCATATCGCCGGTGTTACCATTGGCGCTTTTCGGGATATGCTCCTCGGGGCGCTCGAGAACATTGGCCGGGTCCTGGCCCATACCCCCCCACATAATGTGGTCAATGGTGTTGCAGTAAAAAATAAAGACTATACCTAG
- a CDS encoding pyridoxal phosphate-dependent aminotransferase gives MAPVIASKFDHIPYAGIRKVFQKANELEAQGQKVVHFEIGRPDFDTPAHIKEAVKVALDQGHVHYAPNNGIPALRTALAMRLQVDKGLNYDADNEIMVTAGGQEALYLTFLALLNAGDEVIIPDLCFGPFALGIILAGGVPVRVPLQPENNYAYDLAAAKQAVSPRTKAIIVNSPHNPTGSVLTKEQLAAVADFAITHDLLLISDEAYDKMLYENSYISPAGLPEMKERTIVCGTLSKTFAMTGWRVGYIAAPAAVVGAAVRAQQNVMLSLCTFAQHGAVAALTESQACVTAMMQEFARRRKLVLEMIRQIPGLELPGIPQGAFYAFPRITLPRVTSAQVADYLLNDAGVAVVDGLAFGEGGNGHFRISYAVSYEDCRLGLERIAAVMSDFQKKYG, from the coding sequence ATGGCACCTGTTATTGCCAGCAAATTTGATCACATTCCTTATGCCGGAATCCGGAAAGTATTTCAAAAGGCCAACGAACTGGAGGCCCAGGGCCAAAAAGTTGTTCACTTTGAGATTGGCCGGCCCGATTTTGATACACCCGCGCACATTAAAGAGGCAGTAAAGGTTGCCCTGGACCAGGGTCATGTCCACTATGCGCCCAATAACGGCATACCGGCCTTGCGCACAGCCCTGGCAATGCGGCTCCAGGTTGATAAAGGGCTCAATTACGACGCCGACAATGAGATTATGGTAACAGCCGGCGGCCAGGAAGCCTTATATCTAACATTTCTCGCGCTGCTCAATGCCGGTGATGAGGTCATTATTCCCGATCTGTGCTTTGGCCCTTTTGCCCTGGGGATTATACTGGCAGGCGGTGTGCCTGTAAGGGTGCCGCTGCAGCCTGAGAATAACTATGCCTACGATTTAGCCGCCGCCAAACAGGCGGTTTCGCCCCGGACCAAGGCAATTATCGTCAATTCTCCCCACAATCCAACAGGCAGTGTTTTAACCAAAGAACAATTAGCCGCTGTCGCCGATTTTGCAATTACTCATGATTTGCTGCTTATTTCCGATGAAGCCTATGACAAAATGCTGTATGAAAACAGCTATATATCGCCGGCCGGCTTGCCGGAAATGAAGGAACGGACCATCGTTTGCGGCACACTCTCCAAAACCTTTGCTATGACAGGGTGGCGCGTAGGCTATATCGCCGCTCCGGCCGCAGTGGTTGGGGCGGCCGTCCGGGCCCAGCAAAATGTTATGTTGTCCCTGTGTACCTTTGCCCAGCACGGAGCGGTGGCAGCGCTCACAGAATCGCAGGCCTGCGTTACCGCCATGATGCAGGAATTTGCCCGGCGCCGCAAGCTTGTTCTGGAAATGATCCGGCAGATACCGGGGCTCGAATTGCCCGGGATTCCCCAGGGTGCCTTTTATGCGTTTCCGCGTATTACACTGCCCCGGGTAACCTCGGCCCAGGTTGCCGATTACCTGCTGAATGATGCGGGCGTGGCCGTGGTGGACGGACTGGCCTTTGGTGAAGGCGGCAACGGCCATTTCCGTATTTCTTATGCGGTATCTTACGAAGACTGCCGGTTAGGGCTGGAACGTATTGCCGCTGTTATGAGCGATTTCCAGAAAAAATACGGCTGA